A single genomic interval of Blochmannia endosymbiont of Camponotus sp. C-003 harbors:
- the aspS gene encoding aspartate--tRNA ligase, which produces MRTAYCGQLNLAHVGLEVTLCGWINKYRNFGGLIFIDLRDREGCIQVCFDVNQNKKICISATKLKQEFCIQLIGTIRARPKNQINSNMPTGAIEVVAKNFSILNISDPLPLDISKNNIEENRLKYRYLDLRRPIMSYRIKTRSRIMSIVHRFMELEGFLNIETPMLTKATPEGSRDYIVPSRLHIGKNYALPQSPQIFKQLLMVSGFDRYYQITKCFRDEDLRADRQPEFTQIDIETSFMTTQKIRELMEIFIRIIWREILNVELGTFPRFTYSEVMQRFGSDAPDLRNPIEMIDVSCLFQSIQNRFSFVRTSDIDMQVIAMKVPNGRQLTQKQIDEYIYYTKKCGLKELMWAKVQFNDNDVTKKEMQGSVTNFVDNLTLDIILNKANVKSNDILFFGFNDNKNQSVTKILGSLRLKLGNDLCLIKKDSWAPLWIIDFPMFKKNNHGELIAMHHMFTSPKNCDVQILKKDPLSVISEAYDMVINGCEIGSGSARIHSFGIQQVVFDILGITKNDQKNKFGYLLDALKYGAPPHAGLAFGLDRITMLLTGSKNIREVIAFPKTTASVDIMANAPD; this is translated from the coding sequence AAAAAAATATGTATATCTGCTACTAAATTAAAACAAGAATTTTGTATACAGTTAATAGGTACGATTCGTGCGCGTCCTAAGAATCAAATTAATAGTAATATGCCTACTGGCGCTATCGAGGTAGTAGCTAAAAATTTTTCTATTCTTAATATTTCTGATCCATTACCATTAGATATCAGTAAAAATAATATTGAAGAAAATAGGTTAAAGTATCGTTATCTTGACTTAAGACGTCCTATTATGTCGTATCGAATAAAAACTCGATCGCGTATTATGTCAATTGTTCATAGGTTTATGGAATTAGAGGGGTTTTTGAATATTGAAACTCCGATGTTAACAAAAGCTACCCCAGAAGGTTCTCGTGATTATATTGTTCCTAGTAGGCTACATATAGGCAAAAATTATGCTTTACCCCAATCACCTCAAATATTTAAACAATTGTTGATGGTGTCTGGTTTTGACAGGTATTATCAAATTACTAAGTGTTTTCGAGATGAAGATTTACGCGCAGATCGTCAGCCTGAGTTTACTCAGATAGATATTGAAACTTCTTTCATGACAACACAAAAAATACGAGAACTTATGGAAATTTTTATTCGTATCATTTGGCGTGAAATTTTAAACGTAGAGTTGGGAACATTTCCTCGGTTTACATATTCTGAAGTAATGCAACGTTTTGGATCTGATGCTCCAGATTTGAGAAATCCAATAGAAATGATTGATGTATCATGTTTATTCCAATCCATACAGAATAGGTTCTCATTTGTTAGAACAAGTGATATTGATATGCAGGTAATAGCTATGAAAGTGCCTAATGGTAGGCAGCTGACACAAAAACAGATCGATGAGTATATTTATTATACTAAAAAATGTGGCTTAAAAGAATTAATGTGGGCTAAGGTTCAATTTAATGATAATGATGTTACTAAAAAAGAGATGCAAGGATCAGTTACTAATTTTGTAGATAATTTAACTTTAGATATTATTTTAAATAAAGCTAATGTTAAAAGTAATGATATTTTGTTTTTTGGGTTTAATGACAACAAAAATCAATCTGTTACAAAAATTTTAGGTTCTTTAAGATTAAAATTGGGTAATGATTTGTGTTTGATTAAAAAAGATTCTTGGGCTCCATTATGGATAATAGATTTTCCGATGTTTAAAAAAAACAACCATGGAGAATTGATAGCTATGCATCACATGTTTACTTCTCCAAAAAATTGTGATGTTCAAATATTGAAGAAAGATCCGTTATCAGTAATTTCAGAAGCTTATGATATGGTAATTAATGGTTGTGAAATCGGCAGTGGATCAGCGCGTATTCATTCGTTTGGTATACAACAAGTGGTATTTGACATTTTAGGTATTACTAAAAATGATCAAAAAAATAAATTTGGTTATTTACTGGATGCATTAAAATATGGAGCGCCTCCACATGCTGGTTTAGCATTTGGGTTGGATCGGATAACTATGTTATTAACTGGATCTAAGAATATTAGAGAAGTGATTGCGTTTCCTAAAACTACAGCATCAGTGGATATAATGGCTAATGCGCCTGATTAA
- the mepM gene encoding murein DD-endopeptidase MepM, with product MRSIIVCSIKLLYRYICKHYFVMLFMLLLIITIVTVCEVFISCTLNKKNYNKMLLIKKQESHQFEIMKNGNFFNSVVIRSNILKKHWYCNKSSRDINMYNYTVSQDDVLSRILIEYSRNGIDASEITLLLQQYPILRQIKIGQILSWIIITKKKLQCLIWDIFPQEIRVYNRMDASFTEGIIKVSNQLHDGLSSSVLFIGELSKTFIDSARSLGIDENCIIDITTALQYQLDFQRLHQGDRFSVLTSIMMNDDHSVRSKLLGARLYTSGKNYYVFRANNGKLYDREAVRLGGNFMRFPTLKPFRVSSNFNLNRLNPVTGQVSPHSGVDFAVPIGTPVISVGDGEVIVSTYSKIAGNYVTIRHNCHCITRYMHLKKLLVKPGQKVKLGDSIALSGNTGRSTGPHLHFEIWINHRPVNPLTTTLLDIEKLLGNERTIYLNQVKEILPQLRFD from the coding sequence GTGCGTAGTATTATCGTTTGTTCTATTAAGTTATTATATCGTTATATATGTAAGCATTATTTTGTAATGTTATTCATGTTACTATTAATAATCACGATTGTGACAGTTTGTGAGGTTTTTATTTCATGTACGTTAAATAAAAAAAATTATAACAAAATGCTTCTTATTAAGAAGCAAGAGTCTCATCAATTTGAAATTATGAAAAATGGAAATTTTTTTAATAGTGTAGTGATTCGTTCTAATATTTTAAAGAAACACTGGTATTGTAACAAATCATCGAGAGACATCAACATGTATAACTATACAGTATCTCAGGATGATGTATTGAGTAGAATTTTAATAGAATATAGTAGAAATGGTATTGATGCTTCTGAAATTACTCTTTTACTACAACAGTATCCAATATTAAGACAGATAAAAATAGGACAAATACTTTCTTGGATAATAATTACAAAAAAAAAATTACAATGTTTAATTTGGGATATTTTTCCTCAGGAAATTCGTGTCTACAATCGTATGGATGCTAGTTTTACAGAAGGAATTATTAAAGTTTCAAATCAATTACATGATGGGTTATCTTCTTCAGTTCTATTTATAGGAGAATTAAGTAAAACATTTATTGATAGTGCTCGTTCTTTAGGTATAGATGAGAACTGCATCATAGATATAACTACTGCATTGCAGTATCAATTGGATTTTCAAAGATTACATCAAGGAGATAGATTTTCTGTGTTAACGTCAATCATGATGAATGATGATCATAGTGTTAGAAGTAAATTACTTGGAGCAAGATTGTATACTTCTGGTAAAAATTATTATGTATTTCGTGCAAATAACGGTAAATTATATGATCGTGAGGCTGTAAGATTAGGAGGTAATTTTATGCGATTTCCCACATTAAAGCCATTTCGTGTGTCTTCTAATTTTAATTTAAATAGATTAAATCCTGTGACTGGTCAAGTATCCCCTCATTCTGGTGTTGATTTTGCCGTTCCAATAGGTACTCCTGTTATATCTGTAGGGGATGGAGAAGTTATCGTCAGCACATATAGTAAAATTGCTGGCAATTATGTGACAATTAGACACAATTGTCATTGTATAACTCGATATATGCATTTAAAAAAGTTATTAGTTAAACCTGGTCAAAAAGTTAAATTAGGCGATAGTATAGCGCTATCTGGAAATACAGGTCGATCGACAGGTCCTCATTTACATTTTGAAATATGGATCAATCATCGTCCCGTTAACCCATTGACTACCACACTGTTAGATATTGAAAAATTATTAGGAAATGAGCGTACGATATATTTAAATCAAGTAAAAGAAATTCTTCCTCAATTACGTTTTGATTAG
- the pyk gene encoding pyruvate kinase, with amino-acid sequence MLEQLRRTKIIATLGPATDKSNNLEKIIVSGANIVRLNFSHGKRTEHFIRAKKVREIASKLNTYVAILGDLQGPKIRISTFQSDKIYLKSGDNFLIDSMMTNNNKDSQKCVGVDYEELARDVYPEDLLLLDDGRIQLKVIKIHDTKIYTKVIIGGMLYNNKGLNKLGGGLAAKVLTKKDKIDIITAAQIGVDYLAISFPRSSIDLNYARKLIVDAGGHAKIISKIERAEVVASDETIDDIIYASDAVMVARGDLGVEIGEPELVGVQKKIIQRARTLNRAVITATQMMESMVHNSIPTRAEVMDVANAVLDGTDAVMLSAETATGQYPSETVAAMANVCLGAEKISNINFLADISQKKKFNNIEEAIAISAMYTANHLIGVSAIIALTELESTTLLMSRINSKLPIFALSQHKHTLNIVTLYKGVIPIYFNRTGNNVIDAKYASNLLREKGLLLSGELVVVIQNDIYNKCDVINISYILQVE; translated from the coding sequence ATGCTAGAACAATTGAGAAGAACCAAAATTATCGCTACTTTAGGTCCTGCTACAGATAAAAGCAATAATCTTGAAAAAATAATTGTCTCAGGGGCAAATATCGTACGACTAAATTTTTCTCATGGAAAAAGAACAGAACATTTTATCCGAGCAAAAAAAGTACGCGAAATCGCCTCCAAATTAAACACATATGTTGCTATTCTCGGAGATTTACAGGGCCCTAAAATTCGTATATCAACTTTTCAAAGTGATAAAATATACTTAAAATCTGGAGATAACTTTTTAATTGATTCCATGATGACCAACAATAATAAAGATAGTCAAAAATGCGTAGGTGTTGATTACGAAGAACTTGCTCGAGACGTATATCCAGAAGATCTGCTTCTATTAGACGATGGAAGAATCCAGTTGAAAGTTATAAAAATCCATGATACTAAAATATATACCAAAGTAATTATCGGGGGTATGTTATACAACAATAAAGGCCTAAACAAATTAGGAGGAGGGCTTGCAGCAAAAGTATTAACAAAAAAAGATAAAATTGATATCATCACTGCAGCTCAAATTGGAGTTGATTATCTAGCAATATCATTTCCGCGTAGCAGTATAGATTTAAATTACGCACGAAAATTAATTGTTGATGCTGGAGGTCATGCAAAAATTATTTCTAAAATAGAAAGAGCAGAAGTAGTTGCATCCGACGAAACAATAGATGATATCATTTACGCATCGGACGCAGTCATGGTAGCTCGAGGGGATTTAGGAGTAGAAATTGGAGAACCAGAGCTAGTGGGTGTGCAAAAAAAAATAATACAAAGAGCACGTACCCTTAATCGAGCAGTCATCACCGCAACCCAAATGATGGAATCTATGGTTCATAATTCTATACCTACTCGCGCAGAAGTAATGGACGTAGCCAATGCAGTGTTAGATGGTACTGACGCAGTTATGTTATCCGCTGAAACTGCTACAGGTCAATATCCATCTGAAACCGTAGCAGCTATGGCTAATGTATGTTTAGGTGCTGAAAAAATTTCAAACATCAATTTTTTAGCAGATATCAGTCAAAAAAAAAAATTTAACAATATCGAAGAAGCTATCGCTATATCGGCCATGTATACTGCTAATCACCTAATAGGAGTCAGTGCTATTATTGCTTTAACTGAACTTGAAAGTACTACGTTGTTGATGTCTCGTATCAATTCAAAGTTACCTATTTTTGCTCTATCCCAACACAAACATACTTTAAATATAGTTACTCTTTACAAAGGAGTTATTCCTATTTATTTTAATAGAACAGGGAACAATGTAATAGATGCCAAATATGCTAGCAATTTATTACGCGAAAAAGGACTGCTACTATCTGGAGAATTAGTGGTTGTGATACAAAATGATATATACAATAAATGCGATGTAATTAATATTAGCTATATTTTACAAGTAGAATAA
- the zwf gene encoding glucose-6-phosphate dehydrogenase — protein MRSTFTTQACNLIIFGAKGDLARRKLFPSLYQLEKIGSIHPDTRIIGVGRAEWSLVMYIEVVYVALKTFMKEPIDESLWYVFRARLDFCNLDVYQTERFVLLLDKIKKSAADMVTVNYLAMPPDTFGVICKGLSTIGLNKKSNRVVIEKPLGTNLDSARIINAQISEYFEENQIYRIDHYLGKETVLNLLALRFANYLFSSNWDNNTIDHVQITVAEEVGIEGRWGYFDSVGQMRDMIQSHLLQILTIVAMSPPTNLSADCIRDEKVKVLHSLRKIDCNNIHDVTVRGQYTSGFIQGKPVPGYLEEEGANTSSNTETFVSICVNIDDWRWIGVPFYLRTGKRLPIKYSEIVIFFKKPMINLFPDSYKDLPNNKLTIRLQPDEGIDVQILNKVPGLGHKHRLHTTKLNLSFYEDFYSEHVVDAYERLLLETMRGIQALFVRCDEIEGAWQWVDSIIQAWALEDYAPKLYKAGTWGPTDSMTMIAKDGRFWNDYQFYT, from the coding sequence ATGAGATCAACATTTACCACTCAAGCATGTAATTTAATTATTTTTGGAGCTAAAGGTGATTTGGCGCGTAGAAAATTGTTTCCGTCATTATATCAATTAGAAAAAATAGGTTCTATTCATCCTGATACACGTATTATAGGAGTAGGTCGTGCAGAATGGAGTCTTGTTATGTATATTGAAGTCGTGTATGTTGCTTTAAAAACATTTATGAAAGAGCCTATTGATGAATCGTTATGGTATGTGTTTAGAGCACGGCTTGATTTTTGTAATTTAGATGTATATCAAACTGAACGATTTGTTTTGTTGTTAGATAAGATAAAAAAGAGTGCAGCAGACATGGTGACAGTAAATTATCTTGCTATGCCTCCTGATACGTTTGGTGTTATATGTAAAGGATTAAGTACTATTGGATTAAACAAAAAATCAAATCGTGTAGTTATAGAAAAACCATTGGGTACCAATTTAGATTCTGCTCGTATTATTAACGCGCAGATATCAGAATATTTTGAGGAAAATCAAATTTATCGTATTGATCATTATTTAGGAAAAGAAACAGTTTTGAATTTATTGGCATTGCGTTTTGCAAATTATTTATTCTCCTCAAATTGGGATAATAATACCATTGATCATGTGCAAATTACTGTAGCAGAGGAAGTGGGTATTGAAGGTCGTTGGGGATATTTTGATTCGGTAGGGCAGATGCGTGATATGATACAGAGTCATTTATTGCAGATTTTGACTATTGTAGCTATGTCTCCTCCAACTAATTTAAGCGCTGATTGTATTCGAGACGAAAAAGTTAAAGTGCTCCATTCATTGAGGAAAATTGATTGTAATAACATACATGATGTTACTGTGCGTGGGCAATATACCTCTGGATTTATTCAAGGAAAACCAGTACCTGGTTATTTAGAGGAAGAGGGAGCTAATACAAGTAGTAATACTGAAACATTTGTATCTATTTGTGTCAATATAGATGATTGGCGTTGGATCGGAGTGCCGTTTTATTTGCGTACCGGGAAAAGGTTACCTATTAAATATTCTGAAATTGTGATTTTTTTTAAAAAACCAATGATTAATTTATTTCCTGATTCGTATAAAGATTTGCCCAACAATAAGTTGACTATTCGGTTGCAACCAGATGAGGGAATAGATGTTCAAATTTTGAATAAAGTACCTGGATTAGGTCATAAGCATCGGTTGCATACTACTAAATTGAATTTAAGTTTTTATGAAGATTTTTATTCAGAACATGTAGTCGATGCGTATGAGCGTTTATTATTGGAGACAATGCGTGGTATTCAAGCATTATTTGTTCGCTGTGATGAAATAGAAGGTGCTTGGCAATGGGTGGATTCTATTATACAAGCTTGGGCACTGGAAGATTATGCTCCAAAGCTTTATAAGGCTGGCACTTGGGGACCTACAGATTCTATGACTATGATTGCTAAAGATGGTCGTTTTTGGAATGACTATCAATTTTATACATAA
- the htpX gene encoding protease HtpX: MMRIILFLVTNLSVMVLFGSILSLLGCWSSTTFELMRIAGIFGFGGAFISLLLSKSIALSAVNGVIISKASNDVERLLLKTINVQAKKLDIAAPQLAIYDSVDMNAFATGVRRNSALIAISTGLLKNMNQESIEAVVAHEMNHISSGDMITMTLIQGVINTFVIFVSRSLAVLVSYWTSFVHDQNDEQLDTHDDNYCDMNNSVIYMIVSMFLEIVFGILASIIVFWFSRHREFYADAGAAKLVGCRNVILALQELKNSHELKMSNSITTLYINSVKKNILSDLFASHPSLDKRIEALQHGTYLNKSSYFFK; the protein is encoded by the coding sequence ATGATGCGTATTATATTATTTTTAGTTACTAATTTATCAGTAATGGTATTATTTGGTAGTATATTGAGTTTATTGGGATGTTGGTCTTCTACTACATTTGAATTAATGAGAATAGCTGGAATATTTGGTTTTGGAGGTGCGTTTATTTCGTTATTGTTATCTAAATCTATCGCTTTATCTGCAGTTAATGGTGTGATTATTAGTAAAGCATCTAATGATGTGGAACGTTTATTATTGAAAACAATAAATGTTCAAGCTAAAAAATTAGATATTGCTGCGCCGCAGTTGGCTATTTATGATTCTGTAGATATGAATGCTTTTGCTACGGGAGTTAGAAGAAATTCAGCATTAATAGCTATTAGCACTGGTCTTTTGAAAAATATGAATCAAGAATCAATTGAAGCTGTTGTTGCTCATGAAATGAATCATATTTCTTCAGGCGATATGATTACTATGACCCTGATTCAAGGTGTAATTAATACTTTTGTAATTTTTGTGTCGCGTAGTCTTGCTGTACTGGTCTCTTATTGGACTTCGTTTGTGCATGATCAAAATGATGAGCAACTTGATACTCATGATGATAATTATTGTGATATGAATAATTCTGTAATATATATGATTGTATCAATGTTTTTAGAGATTGTGTTTGGTATACTGGCTAGTATTATTGTTTTTTGGTTTTCGCGACATCGTGAGTTTTATGCGGATGCTGGTGCTGCTAAATTAGTAGGATGCAGAAATGTTATTCTTGCTTTACAAGAATTAAAAAATAGTCATGAACTCAAAATGTCTAATAGTATTACTACTTTATATATTAATAGTGTAAAAAAAAATATATTGAGCGATTTATTCGCATCTCATCCTTCGTTAGATAAACGGATAGAAGCATTACAACATGGTACTTATTTAAATAAGTCGTCTTATTTTTTTAAATAA
- the cspE gene encoding transcription antiterminator/RNA stability regulator CspE — protein sequence MAKIKGQVKWFNESKGFGFITPSDGSKDVFVHFSAIQGNGFKTLSEGQNVEFEIQDGHKGPSAVNVTAL from the coding sequence ATGGCAAAAATTAAAGGTCAAGTAAAGTGGTTTAATGAATCTAAAGGTTTTGGTTTTATTACACCGTCAGATGGGAGTAAAGATGTGTTTGTACATTTTTCTGCCATTCAAGGAAATGGATTTAAAACTTTGTCTGAGGGTCAAAATGTAGAATTTGAAATTCAAGATGGGCATAAAGGTCCATCTGCTGTGAACGTGACAGCTTTATGA
- a CDS encoding PTS mannose transporter subunit IID has product MINNPQKIYTKTKSIKLKKNDIRAVFIRSNIFQGSWNFERMQALGFCFSMIPVIRRLYPKNSKDQKEAIKRHLEFFNTHPYVAAPILGVTMAMEEQKANGATTIDNASINGLKVGLMGPLAGVGDPIFWGTARPVFAALGAGVAIEGNLLGPCLFFILFNTVRLTTRYYGITYGYQKGIRIVHDMEGGVLQKLTEGSSILGLFVMGALVNKWTHVNIPCVLSKITDNNGKTIITTVQNILDQLMPGFIPLLLTFTCMWLLNKKINALWIIIGFFGIGIVGYWTGLLGL; this is encoded by the coding sequence ATGATTAATAATCCTCAAAAAATCTACACTAAAACAAAATCAATAAAATTAAAGAAAAATGATATACGTGCAGTTTTTATTCGTTCTAATATTTTTCAAGGATCTTGGAATTTTGAACGTATGCAAGCATTGGGATTCTGTTTTTCTATGATTCCAGTAATCCGACGTTTATACCCAAAAAACAGTAAAGATCAAAAAGAAGCAATAAAACGCCATTTAGAATTTTTTAATACACACCCCTATGTCGCTGCTCCTATATTAGGCGTTACTATGGCTATGGAAGAACAAAAGGCTAATGGTGCTACTACTATAGATAATGCTTCTATTAATGGTTTAAAAGTAGGACTAATGGGACCTTTAGCTGGAGTTGGGGATCCAATATTCTGGGGAACTGCTAGGCCAGTATTTGCTGCATTAGGGGCAGGAGTTGCCATAGAGGGCAACTTATTAGGTCCGTGTTTATTTTTTATTTTATTCAACACAGTCAGACTAACCACTCGTTATTATGGTATTACGTACGGATATCAAAAAGGAATCCGCATTGTTCATGATATGGAAGGAGGAGTTTTACAAAAATTAACAGAAGGTTCTTCAATTTTAGGTCTATTTGTTATGGGAGCATTAGTTAACAAATGGACGCACGTAAATATACCATGTGTGTTGTCTAAAATTACTGATAATAATGGAAAGACAATAATCACAACTGTACAGAACATTTTAGATCAGCTTATGCCTGGATTTATTCCTTTATTATTAACATTTACTTGCATGTGGTTATTAAACAAAAAAATAAATGCATTATGGATTATTATAGGATTTTTTGGAATTGGAATTGTTGGATACTGGACAGGATTATTAGGTCTTTAA
- a CDS encoding PTS mannose/fructose/sorbose transporter subunit IIC — MEINTLQIILLFITSCIIGMGSILDEFQCHRPLIACTLIGLILGDIKTGIIIGGTLEMIALGWMNIGAAVAPDTALASIISTILVIMGQQSIGSGIALAIPLAAAGQVLTIIVRTITVAFQHAADKAAEHCNITILNWIHITALMLQAMRVAIPATIVGISVGTETVHCMLHSIPEVITNGLNIAGGMIVVVGYAMVINMMRTGYLMPFFFLGFVITAFTSFNLVALGIIGVVMAILYIQLSPRYYNQVKQKNISNSTVQSTSKLDDELD, encoded by the coding sequence ATGGAAATCAACACACTTCAGATTATTTTATTATTTATTACATCTTGTATTATCGGAATGGGTTCAATACTTGATGAATTTCAATGTCATAGACCATTAATAGCATGTACATTAATTGGATTAATTTTAGGAGATATAAAAACCGGGATTATTATTGGAGGAACATTAGAAATGATAGCACTAGGGTGGATGAATATAGGCGCTGCTGTAGCACCTGATACCGCTTTAGCTTCAATCATTTCAACCATTTTAGTCATTATGGGGCAACAGTCTATCGGATCAGGAATTGCTTTAGCCATTCCATTAGCCGCCGCCGGTCAAGTATTAACCATTATTGTGCGCACTATTACTGTAGCCTTTCAACATGCCGCTGATAAAGCAGCTGAACACTGTAATATAACAATTTTAAATTGGATTCATATTACAGCACTCATGTTACAAGCTATGCGAGTTGCAATTCCAGCTACTATTGTTGGAATTTCCGTTGGAACCGAAACAGTGCACTGTATGCTTCATTCAATTCCAGAAGTGATAACTAATGGTTTAAACATTGCTGGAGGTATGATCGTAGTAGTTGGTTATGCTATGGTTATAAATATGATGCGCACCGGATATTTAATGCCATTTTTTTTTCTAGGATTCGTTATTACAGCTTTTACCAGTTTTAATTTAGTCGCATTAGGTATTATTGGTGTAGTTATGGCTATCCTATACATCCAATTGTCTCCACGTTATTATAATCAAGTTAAGCAAAAAAATATTTCTAACTCAACTGTTCAATCTACAAGTAAACTTGATGATGAACTAGATTAA
- the manX gene encoding PTS mannose transporter subunit IIAB: protein MTIAIILGAHGSVSKKLLDTTEMIIGKQKNVAWVDLLPEENTKILIEKYNAHLSNLDTSTGVLFMVDTWGGSPFNAAHSIVLNKEKYDIITGMNIPMLIEVFMARDDTHSLQELIQIALNSGNESIKSVKYSLTNHHFHYENNIIKHTPAPELSNKNKKNHMTICLARIDDRLIHGQVVTRWTKEYNVQRIIVVNDEVSKDMIRKTLLTQVTPPGITAHVLDINKTIRVYNNPKYAGDKVIMLFTNPTDVLRLIEGGIPINSVNIGGMAFYKDKKQITNAISVNNTDIEAFKKLDQYGIELEIRKVPSDPSLKMMQLIKKNK, encoded by the coding sequence GTGACTATTGCTATTATATTGGGAGCACACGGTTCTGTATCCAAAAAATTACTCGACACCACTGAAATGATCATAGGCAAACAAAAAAATGTTGCATGGGTTGATTTACTACCCGAAGAAAACACTAAAATACTAATTGAAAAGTATAATGCACATCTATCAAATCTTGATACAAGCACAGGGGTGTTATTTATGGTGGATACCTGGGGAGGTAGCCCTTTTAATGCCGCTCATAGTATTGTGTTAAACAAAGAAAAATACGATATTATTACAGGAATGAACATCCCTATGTTAATTGAAGTTTTCATGGCGCGCGATGATACCCATTCTTTACAAGAACTAATACAAATCGCATTAAACTCTGGTAATGAAAGCATAAAATCAGTAAAATATTCTTTAACTAATCACCATTTTCACTATGAAAACAATATCATTAAACATACTCCCGCACCTGAATTATCAAATAAAAACAAAAAAAACCATATGACCATTTGCTTGGCACGTATTGATGACAGATTAATTCATGGACAGGTAGTAACTCGTTGGACTAAAGAATATAATGTGCAACGTATCATAGTAGTAAACGACGAAGTATCTAAAGATATGATCCGAAAAACTTTACTTACCCAAGTAACCCCTCCTGGAATAACTGCTCATGTTTTAGATATCAACAAAACCATACGTGTGTACAATAACCCTAAATATGCCGGAGATAAAGTTATCATGTTATTCACTAATCCTACAGATGTTTTACGTCTTATTGAAGGTGGCATTCCTATCAATTCAGTAAATATTGGAGGAATGGCTTTTTATAAAGATAAAAAACAAATAACTAATGCTATATCAGTAAATAACACAGATATTGAAGCTTTTAAAAAACTTGATCAATATGGCATTGAGTTAGAAATACGTAAAGTTCCATCAGATCCATCACTAAAAATGATGCAATTAATAAAAAAAAATAAATAG